Part of the Scylla paramamosain isolate STU-SP2022 chromosome 22, ASM3559412v1, whole genome shotgun sequence genome, tgtgtgtgtgtgtgtgtgtgtgtgtgtgtgtgtgtgtgtgtgtgtgtgtgtgtgtgtgtgtgtatcaggcCAGTTGGTTACGTGTATGACAGGAAGACAACATCATTCAGTGTAAGCATCTGAATAATCATTTCCATATATGTGTtgatagaataatgaaaagtggTACAGTTCAACTATTTCTTTGTTGAATTATAGATTGTAAAAGAAGTAGCAGGATAGAGTTACTTAGAGATTTCTTTGTACACATTTGATAGATTCTCAGAGAAACAGTAGGAGGCAGTTGATACAGAATGTATGGAAAGCAATGTTTGCATATTGATCAGCAAGGTGTGATGCTCCTTTATGAGAGACCTCAATAGTTAGATTTATCAGACAATAGTGTGTAAAGAAATTCCTAATTTTTTAGAGtaagtgtgtatgtttgtatgggTGTATGTATGAGTAGCATAGTACATGTTATCatgtatggatgtatggatgCATGTAGGTATGTTTGTCATACATGTGTTCAATCCTTTTCAAAAATCTTTGACTCTACTAAGTAGTGTGGGATGTAGGTATCTAGTACTGTGTTGTACACAGGCATACAAGAGCTTGAATATTCTGCTGATGTGGCACTAAGTAAatcttttgtatgttttataACCAGTGCCCTTTAAATTCCAACGGTTGGACCTGTTACTCTTTCACCTGTTTTACATTGCAaccttctctcactcctgtgGTTAGAAAGGATGCAGAAGTGATTCACTCGAGAATGTGTTCATGAGCAATTATCCATATTTTATTGATATATGGATTCACCAGTGTAAATTTCATGTGTCTAATAGAACAACTTATTGAGCAATCAAGTATTCATATGTTCCTGGAATGAAGACAAAGCAGTAAAATGAATATCATCACACACAATTCATGATCATTATCACTGGTGTATTATTGATAACACAAGATGTGAATTGTTACCATTGTAATAATTAAAGACAACTAAATATACATTTTGCATAGTTACTGAGATATATGTTTTGGCTTGAAATGTCTTGCAGCAGTTACCTTGTGAGTTAAGGGGTAAAACATTACAAATTGATAGTTTGTGTGTCAGTGTCATTTATGGGAAAAGAGTGACTTGGTTGTTAATTTAATAGATGGTCAGAGAGAGTCAGGAGCATCAGCCTTTTCCTTTCTGGTGTCTGTTACAAATAATTGATTGCCTGAAGGTAAATCGTTGTTAGAAAGACTGTGCTGTAAACTGTACATGTTCCCATTTTATAAtgattgctatttttttcccatcatgaATCAGTACTATATAATTTAAAACTTTTTATAAGATTCAATTCGTATCTGGtaatgagaaataaaacatcATCCTTATCATTCATATTTTACTTTAGTAAACGTTATGTATGTAGAATGAACAGAAAAGAATAGCAAGAAGACTTTTATTGTTCGTGCACCATCGCTCTATAGGtttgtctggcatggagggtGGAGCTGGTGTGTATTGTTAGCACCAGGGAAGACAACTCTTCTTTGGATAGCGCGCACAGATAATGAAGTAAATGGTTGCTGCACCACAACCCAACCCAGAGCTTGTGTCAGTCTTCCCTTCTGCATTATTTAGAGTGATGCGGGCTGGCATTCTCAAGACAATATAAAAGCAGACTGGTGGCACTGGTCAGTCTTGGTGAGCTATGAACTTCAAGATATTGATCGATTTCAAAAGTGCACTGATGTTTTATTATGTAATAGACGAAAATACCAAGTGGTGCTGATTTTTATCATTCTATCAGCAAACGGTAAACCAAATTTGATCAGCGCttatgagatgaaaaaaaacaccaatataaTATACATGTATCTAATTGATATTTTCGGTaacatgttattattatttattattattatttttttttaccatatcaCAACAAAAGGTATGCACATTTATCATCAATTTAAATGTCAAACCGCTGGTTCATGTATTAAATAatcaaaagtaaaataaactaataaatacatGTATCCAGTAAAAATTATGCACAATATCGTACTTTTTACTGTATTTCTGATACATTATAAGTCAGGAAACGCTACCTTTTATTAATCTTAAGGTAATAGCACCCGTACACAACCCTGATTTATACCACGCGCCACCAGCTGATATAAAGAACACGTGCCCGCCGCCACAGTGAAGCGAAGCATGGTGGTTACCAGAAAACGGAGCTGCAGTGCTAGTGAAGCCTCCTCTACCCCGAGAGGCGTCAAGGCAAGGAAGCAGGACGAGGGTGGAGGAGGCGATggcaccacaatcaccaccaggAGCAGTGCAAGGGGCGAGGTGGAGAGTGGCACTggaacctccaccaccatcaccaccccgaGAAGGACCAGAAGGTTTACTGATTCTATAGCCGAGGCTGTCATATCCAGCCCCAGGACACTCAGAACCAGGCAGGGAAGAAGTGGTGAGGCAAAAGTATCCGATAAGAGTGAGAGTAGTAACGATGAAGTAGCGGAAAAGGTAGATTCTGCAGTTTCTCAGCCGGGTAAATCAAGAAGTGGCAGGAATGAAGTGGAAGCAACACCAGCGAAAGAAAAGAGTGCCGGTGACAAAACAGCATGTGTGGATTCTTCAGTACTTTCCCAGCCAAGCAAGTTAATGGTGAAGTTAAGGGATATCGGCCCAAGCATCCTACAGTCCCCCAGGCCCAGGAGAGTGTCGGGAGGGGATAAGAACACCCGTGACACCCCATCAGGCACCCCGTCCACCCCAGTGAGGCGTTCCCGGAGGCTCAGCGGCAGTGGGGTGGAGGAAGTGCCAGACAAGGAAACTCTCTCCAAAAAATCTTTCACTATTGCAAGTATACtcagaatggaagagaaaccTAAAGAAGAGACAAGTAAAGCAAGTGTTCTTCCAGCCATTGAGGAAGACATTGAACAACCTGAGAGTAATCACAGTCCAAGTAAAGACACAAGGAAGGCATATTCATCAGAGGAAGAtcagatggaagaggaagagaagcttgAACTGAGGTTAGAATCTGACAGCCATGACTCAACAGCTGATAATGATGTGGTGCCTTCAGACACTGCACCCACAAACCAGGAGGCAGAAAATGAAAAGCAGACCATAGTCGATCAACCTGTAGCAGCAGATGTATGTGACAGCAAAGATGTTCCTgttgaaaatgtaaatgaatgtGACAGCAAAGATGCTCCATTTGAAAAAGAAGCACAAGAGAAGACAAGCAGTGAGGCAATGGAAACAACAGAGATCACAAGTACTACAGATGTCACTGATATTGAAAGAAGCAACAACACAGCAATGGAGACAAAAGAGGAGCAAGATGTTGTACTTAGCTTAGAAGAACCAAAATGTGAAAGCACAAAAGTTATGGGGTCTAATGACAGTCAGGAAAGCAAGACCGAGAGTACTGACCTTCCTGAGtctaatgataatgaaagaagcAACAACACAGCAATGGAGACAAAAGAGGAGCAAGATGTTGTACTTAGCTTAGAAGAACCAAAATGTGAAAGCACAAAAGTTATGGGGTCTAATGACAGTCAGGAAAGCAAGACCGAGAGTACTGACCTTCCTGAGtctaatgataatgaaagaagcAACAACACAGCAatggagacagaagaggagCAAGATGCTATACGTAGCATAAAAGAaccaaaatgtgaaaacacaAAAGTTAGTGGGTCTAATGACATTCAGGAGAGCAAGACTGAGAGTACCAACCTTCCTGACtctaatgataatgaaagaagcAACAACACAGCAatggagacagaagaggagCAAGATGCTGTACTTAGCGTAGAAGAACCAAACTGTGAAAGCACAAAAGTTATAGAGTCTAATGGCAGTCAGGAAAGCAAGACCGAGAGTACCGACCTTCCTGAGTCAAATGATATTCAAGAAAGGACAGAAACTTCCATAGCATGCAGTGACATGCACACAACTTCTAAAACTTCTGATGAAAATGGCAATAGTGCAGAGATGAACAGTGTGAATGGGTTGCTGTCTGTCGTGGCAGGTGGCAAGAAGGTTACCAAAGTTATCCCTGAACTGGAGAAGAAGATCAACCAGCTTAGAAGTATTCCCAAAGGCCGTCCAATCTCTGGCCGGTGGTGGAAGGCAGAGAAGCAAAGGTAGGTACCATTTTGGTATGTGATTTTTTAGGTTTGATAACTGccttggagagaaaaaaaaaaaactaactacatatatttatgtttatttaggGTCATAGAGAATAGGTGGATTAGGAATACAGAGGGATCATGATTTGAAAACAGGTTACAGTGttatcaataaataaatctaaaaaaaattattgtgatCAGACATAAACTGAGATAGCTTTCAGTTTCAtgccttttcactttttttttttttttttttttttttttttttttttaggaaatttTGGAATGGAAGGTGGATATGAACAAGATTATTCTATTCATAATCTCTAAACCTGTAAATTGCACTTTATTAAGTTACAGTACACCTGTATAGCAAGGGCTGTTCCAGTCCACAAACTGATTAGTATAGTATATATATGGATGATAATTTCAGGAATATGCCTGTTTTTCTATCAAgtaattttacttatttatttatatttacccAGATTTTTACTACCTTGTAGTTTACCATGTATATAGGGTGGTCAACAAAGGTGTTACTGTATTGGCAGGACAATTAAAGCCAGCAAAATATAATGTAGGCCTTAATTTGGTAAGATTTCAGTCTCATACAATATAtccattttttaatttatatgtttattttattttatttatttattttatctcctcAGTATATAAAGAGCTTGGGGACTTGATAGGAAAGTGAAATTTTAAGATAGGGAAAGTAAATGCATCCTAACACTAACTGGGTAGACTGTCTGTTGGCTACACGACAGTGATAGACTTTTCAAAACTATTTTCAATCAAACCTTTTCACTTGTGCAAGTATAAGACAATACTTTACATTCCGTATTTTAGCCAGATGTAGCAGCTGATGGTAAGGACTCATGTTTGTGACTTTCTGATGTGATGATCCATAAACAGGTTCCGGTCCATCAACAAGGATGCCACTGGGAAGAAGTCATGGTCCAAGAAGATGCAGCTCAAGCAATGGCGGGGCGACGTGATGGCAAAGAGTGCTGTGATAGAGgctgagaaacagaagaagaaagaagacttaAAGGAACGCCAGAGGATCAACAAGATACGACGAGAGGAAAATGCCAAAAAATCAGAAATTGTGCAAGTGGTAAGTCTTAGTTTATTTGTAGAATGTGTTGCTACTTTTGTAAGATACCTATATAGTACTATCTTTCACTTATGATTAGAATATACATTCTGAGAGTCAAGCCCAGTTCAGCTTGATGACAAGGAATATAGTTTCAGTATTCTTTGAATGCTGCCACATAGTATTGCCGAGGGAAGCTCAAAGAAATTTTTGTAAGACTGTTTGTCAGGCATCATTGACCATTGAGTTCTTGGCAATATTGTGAGATGAGCTTGACTGATTAGCTGTAGGATTTGAGTTCAGCTCAGTTGTATTTGCAAGTAAAAAGAAACTGGCAATAATAGATTACATAGACTTACTACTTAATATTATGAAGTGGGTGAAATTATGCTCTTtgagcttttactttttctcagAAAACATTCTCCTTAACCATCAGTAGCAAGATAATTTGAATTTTTCTGCATCATATAATCAATATTTAATGAAATGTTAAAGGTGCACTGTCACATTTTACCATTTGTGAATGTTTCTTCTTGTCAGTATTCAGCGTTACATTGTGAGACACAGTTACTTTAATGTGATGATAATGTATTAGTAGTGACATCCTCACCTACATCCTGTACAaggctggtgatggtgggaaACAAATTGCAAGGAGGTGAGGAGTGTTGGAATGAAATGATATGTGCTGGTTGAAATGGGTGCAGTATTTTGTCAATAATCACCCATTTTCACATCTGGTAATTCCTggcactcaaaataaataaaataaaaataaaatagaacaaaaataataaataaaatgaaaataaatgaatagtgaATAATGATCTGCAGATAATAGGCTAAGGGAATACTTGTATCAAATGG contains:
- the LOC135111686 gene encoding TNF receptor-associated factor family protein DDB_G0272098-like yields the protein MVVTRKRSCSASEASSTPRGVKARKQDEGGGGDGTTITTRSSARGEVESGTGTSTTITTPRRTRRFTDSIAEAVISSPRTLRTRQGRSGEAKVSDKSESSNDEVAEKVDSAVSQPGKSRSGRNEVEATPAKEKSAGDKTACVDSSVLSQPSKLMVKLRDIGPSILQSPRPRRVSGGDKNTRDTPSGTPSTPVRRSRRLSGSGVEEVPDKETLSKKSFTIASILRMEEKPKEETSKASVLPAIEEDIEQPESNHSPSKDTRKAYSSEEDQMEEEEKLELRLESDSHDSTADNDVVPSDTAPTNQEAENEKQTIVDQPVAADVCDSKDVPVENVNECDSKDAPFEKEAQEKTSSEAMETTEITSTTDVTDIERSNNTAMETKEEQDVVLSLEEPKCESTKVMGSNDSQESKTESTDLPESNDNERSNNTAMETKEEQDVVLSLEEPKCESTKVMGSNDSQESKTESTDLPESNDNERSNNTAMETEEEQDAIRSIKEPKCENTKVSGSNDIQESKTESTNLPDSNDNERSNNTAMETEEEQDAVLSVEEPNCESTKVIESNGSQESKTESTDLPESNDIQERTETSIACSDMHTTSKTSDENGNSAEMNSVNGLLSVVAGGKKVTKVIPELEKKINQLRSIPKGRPISGRWWKAEKQRFRSINKDATGKKSWSKKMQLKQWRGDVMAKSAVIEAEKQKKKEDLKERQRINKIRREENAKKSEIVQVIKDPRKIKKMKRKQLRYLEMRDTTNLKQA